A DNA window from Castanea sativa cultivar Marrone di Chiusa Pesio chromosome 7, ASM4071231v1 contains the following coding sequences:
- the LOC142642914 gene encoding transcription factor HHO6-like: MGSVPPELSLDFAPSFVPKTITDFLREVSMIGSVSERALKLDDFVKRLEEEMGKIDAFKRELPLCMILLNDAISVLKESMQCTVPNEVQPVLEEFIPLKKDCDQNEENKKEKDYKDKKNWMSSVQLWNTEDFSSTDCTKSNPKLDTKKSEEEGILGSEDPFQSCRNRNGGRAFMPFKAYPGFPVARKEEKEELPVHGLSLLTPGIKNPREESGSNGLRTSCGKSVSSSAPNAIIRSGAQQSQQQTARKQRRCWSPELHRRFVNALQQLGGSQVATPKQIRELMQVDGLTNDEVKSHLQKYRLHTRRLPNSTAAAPANQSVVVLGSLWMQDQYGDSSKASSSQSGSPQGPLHLAGNTGGTSTTGGDSMEDDEDAKSEGYSWKSHTQKPGKADV, translated from the exons ATGGGTTCGGTTCCACCGGAGCTGAGCTTGGATTTTGCGCCGAGTTTTGTGCCGAAAACGATCACTGATTTTCTCAGGGAGGTGTCGATGATCGGTAGCGTGTCGGAGAGAGCGTTGAAGCTCGACGACTTCGTGAAAAGATTGGAGGAAGAAATGGGGAAGATCGATGCGTTTAAGCGCGAGCTTCCACTCTGCATGATTTTGTTGAACGATG CGATTTCAGTTTTAAAGGAGTCAATGCAATGCACTGTGCCTAATGAGGTTCAACCAGTGTTGGAGGAGTTTATACCACTGAAGAAAGATTGtgatcaaaatgaagaaaacaagaaagaaaaggattACAAGGATAAGAAGAACTGGATGAGCTCCGTTCAGCTGTGGAACACTGAGGATTTCTCCTCTACTGATTGCACCAAATCTAATCCTAAATTGGATACAAAG AAAAGTGAGGAAGAGGGTATCTTAGGAAGTGAGGATCCATTCCAATCTTGTAGAAATAGAAATGGAGGCAGGGCATTTATGCCATTTAAGGCCTATCCGGGGTTTCCAGTGGCGAGAAAAGAGGAGAAGGAGGAATTGCCAGTACATGGACTTTCTTTGCTTACTCCGGGGATTAAGAATCCCAGGGAGGAATCAGGCTCTAACGGTTTGAGAACCAGCTGTGGCAAATCTGTTTCCTCCTCTGCTCCTAATGCTATTATACGGAGTGGGGCACAGCAGTCGCAGCAGCAGACGGCTAGGAAACAGAGGAGATGCTGGTCACCGGAGTTGCATAGGCGGTTTGTTAATGCTCTACAGCAACTTGGAGGTTCACAAG TGGCCACTCCAAAGCAAATTAGAGAACTGATGCAGGTTGATGGGCTGACGAATGATGAAGTTAAGAGTCATTTACAA AAATACAGACTTCATACTCGAAGGCTTCCAAATTCTACAGCAGCTGCTCCTGCAAATCAATCTGTTGTTGTTTTAGGGAGTTTATGGATGCAAGATCAGTATGGTGATTCTTCTAAGGCTAGCAGTTCCCAGTCTGGTTCTCCCCAAGGTCCCCTGCACTTAGCTGGGAACACTGGAGGGACCTCCACCACAGGTGGTGACAGcatggaagatgatgaagatgcaaaatctgagGGCTATAGCTGGAAAAGTCACACTCAGAAACCTGGAAAAGCTGATGTATAG